One Caretta caretta isolate rCarCar2 chromosome 8, rCarCar1.hap1, whole genome shotgun sequence DNA window includes the following coding sequences:
- the LOC142073135 gene encoding uncharacterized protein LOC142073135 translates to MQSSSAEVTMMESQNRKRAPAWTEREVRDLIAVWGEESVLSELRSSFRNAKTFLKISQGMKDRGHNRDPKQCRVKLKELRQAYQKTREANGRSGSEPQTCRFYDELHAILGGSATTTPAVLFDSFNGDGGNTKVGFGDEEDDDEEVVDSSQQASGETGFPDSQELFLTLDLEPVPPEPTQGCLLDSAGGEGTSAACVSMITGSSPSQRLVKLRKKKKRTRDEMFSELMLSSHTDRAQTNAWRQIMSECRKAQNDREERWRAEESKWRAEESKWRAEDRAEAQRWRQRDERRQDSMLRLLQDQTSMLQCMVELQQRQLEHRLPLQPLCNQPPSSPSSIASTPRRPRTR, encoded by the exons atgcagagctcatcagcagaggtgaccatgatggagtcccagaatcgcaaaagagctccagcatggactgaacgggaggtacgggatctgatcgctgtttggggagaggaatccgtgctatcagaactccgttccagttttcgaaatgccaaaacctttctgaaaatctcccagggcatgaaggacagaggccataacagggacccgaagcagtgccgcgtgaaactgaaggagctgaggcaagcctaccagaaaaccagagaggcgaacggccgctctgggtcagagccccaaacatgccgcttctatgatgagctgcatgccattttagggggttcagccaccactaccccagccgtgttgtttgactccttcaatggagatggaggcaatacaaaagtaggttttggggacgaagaagatgatgatgaggaggttgtagatagctcacagcaagcaagcggagaaaccggttttcccgacagccaggaactgtttctcaccctagacctggagccagtaccccccgaacccacccaaggctgcctcctggactcagcaggcggagaagggacctctg ctgcatgtgtttcaatgatcacaggatcttctccttcccagaggctagtgaagcttagaaagaaaaaaaaacgcactcgcgatgaaatgttctccgagctcatgctgtcctcccacactgacagagcacagacgaatgcgtggaggcaaataatgtcagagtgcaggaaagcacaaaatgaccgggaggagaggtggagggctgaagagagtaagtggcgggctgaagagagtaagtggcgggctgaagacagggctgaagctcaaaggtggcggcagcgtgatgagaggaggcaggattcaatgctgaggctgctgcaggaccaaaccagtatgctccagtgtatggttgagctgcagcaaaggcagctggagcacagactgccactgcagcccctctgtaaccaaccgccctcctccccaagttccatagcctccacacccagacgcccaagaacacg GTAA